A genome region from Marasmius oreades isolate 03SP1 chromosome 5, whole genome shotgun sequence includes the following:
- the CKI1 gene encoding bifunctional choline kinase/ethanolamine kinase cki1, whose translation MTSQSTANVVGVHYRVGKKIGEGSFGVIFEGTNLLNSQTVAIKFEPRKAEAPQLRDECRSYRILAGCTGIPQIYHFGQEGLHNILVIDLLGPSLEDLFDMCGRKFSIKTVCMAARQMVSRVQTIHDKNLIYRDIKPDNFLIGRPGTKGANIIHVVDFGMAKQYRDPKTRAHIPYRERKSLSGTARYMSINTHLGREQSRRDDLEALGHVFMYFLRGSLPWQGLKAATNKQKYEKIGEKKQTTPIKELCEGFPEEFGIYLNYVRKLGFEETPDYEFLRELFTKVMKNNNDADDGVFDWNLLNGGKGWEASVGHQQILNQMQNQGLTASPNDRRREDRRRASQGGNIAPPSPALVTPHSAAAQVNVPIGTPHRGNSQHPYANVSGGGYDYTAAEDGYGTQQQYGRTSPMVSSVAAPPALSNVRARAGDLGVSRGEYDGQNIDEPPPKMTLMRIFTCRCG comes from the exons ATGACTTCTCAGTCTACTGCCAATGTCGTTGGTGTTCATTATAGAGTCGGCAAAAAGATTGGCGAAGGTTCCTTCGGTGTCATCTTTGAAG GAACGAATCTCTTAAACTCTCAGACTGTCGCCATTAAGTTT GAACCGCGAAAAGCTGAAGCACCGCAATTGCGCGACGAATGCCGTTCATATCGTATCTTAGCTGGATGTA CTGGGATTCCTCAAATCTACCACTTCGGGCAAGAAGGCCTGCACAACATCCTAGTGATTGACCTGTTAGGCCCAAGTCTTGAAGACTTGTTCGATATGTGTGGGAGGAAGTTTTCGATAAAGACCGTCTGCATGGCCGCTCGTCAGATG GTCTCTCGTGTACAGACAATACATGACAAGAATCTGATCTACCGCGACATCAAACCAGACAATTTCTTGATAGGCCGGCCAGGAACAAAGGGTGCCAATA TCATCCATGTCGTCGATTTTGGAATGGCGAAGCAATATCGGGATCCCAAAACGAGGGCGCATATTCCGTAtcgggaaaggaaaagtttGAGCGGCACAGCTCGGTATATGAGTATTAACACTCATTTGGGGCGAG AACAATCACGCCGCGATGACCTCGAAGCTCTGGGTCATGTTTTCATGTACTTTCTACGTGGAAGCCTTCCATGGCAAGGTCTCAAAGCCGCCACGAATAAGCAAAAATACGAGAAAATAGGAGAAAAGAAGCAGACGACACCGATCAAGGAACTTTGTGAAGGTTTCCCAG AGGAGTTTGGTATATATCTGAACTATGTTCGGAAACTTGGCTTTGAGGAAACACCTGACTATGAATTCTTGCGCGAGTTATTCACCAAAGTGATGAAGAACAACAACGACGCGGATGACGGCGTTTTCGATTGGAATTTGCTCAATG GAGGCAAAGGTTGGGAAGCCTCAGTG GGTCATCAGCAAATCTTGAACCAAATGCAAAACCAAGGATTGACCGCTTCACCGAATGATCGTCGGAGGGAAGATAGAAGGCGCGCTTCTCAAGGGGGAAATATAGCTCCACCTTCACCAGCTCTG GTCACTCCTCACTCAGCCGCCGCACAAGTCAACGTGCCTATTGGAACACCACATCGCGGGAACAGTCAACATCCCTATGCGAACGTTTCAGGAGGAGGGTATGATTATACTGCTGCCGAGGACGGTTATGGCACGCAACAACAATACGGTCGTACTTCACCAATGGTGTCTAGTGTGGCTGCACCTCCAGCCCTCAGTAATGTGCGGGCCAGGGCAGGTGACCTCGGAGTATCACGGGGTGAATACGACGGTCAGAACATTGACGAACCACCTCCGAAGATGACATTAATGAGAATTTTTACCTGCCGTTGTGGTTGA
- a CDS encoding uncharacterized protein (BUSCO:EOG092602MO), producing the protein MNTMFSWLPSWLPSLPSGDYFSLPSSIQGRFISFVLKRTLGHFLKPGQLDPQQIDSQVGSGYIQINDLEVDTSAVNELLQGLPLALESGTIGSVTARIPWPNPLTAAVGFSLNSLHVTLHVQQDRTRTAQVDLSDSIASYAQSFIHEELESTEEDVLEESLRIQHHSNEEDHNVPGGINPFLDTPEELDKADIDPDGISLFAVLIERLLARFQGDAKDTRITVFDPASGGSMTLSVAEIRYHTDVSEVDEGRGPRTDESEGEVRKLIISGLSVNVRQSIQNCPAKDSSPGATGSPSPASSESSMDADAQWTMSQSIAFLPPRSGSPDSAVSASMYQSAFSTDMPPDSNVIPRNTPSRSHRNSSNNSSPDVPSELSDTLMSFGPESIVVQLTTPPLRTINTSHQFNVKLSVKVGTIRIMLRAWHMRCLLQLASAITAYPSVPPPTGTNELSSSSGSGIQLSLDIGGIVLLLLPHPPSKVGSPNSTLDRFFSHPLALPPFLEDCFRLHVERISLETSINNAATTRNIATLSSTLTVGDIALFSFHPDYSGQDGEASVIAIPVLITDPLLPTQYLSQHVHPGSVVESEEIKMPLFGVVDWTSNQAWHYGTKISSWRTKQKQMKSLHGSRWRSSAPDSGQTDLAVHIRLERRSPATNKSSSSIDVDANIVSPLHLFLDLRWIALESGILAFINEISYALRTDVPPGTPQQDPVSQRKAVQSQALKDLDLHLNYLEEGEVASGFTGHAAAKESLLQKHSGSRKKPLSSSRIVIGTPMIRVQTRCPPGVGHNPRSGAVILDVRDVKVVVGEGWTPKVTSFSQPSGVQTLEGKILLLVELGMVVLSFASPASDKATALLSLGSLVRTGGLDESHNLPDVRPRIAITQSEPRRLHTSVTTALNLDFPSVVINLSKPAFDGLQYWADDVSQTLQLALEKDVTGENGSRDTSIIGSRYFAQSTRGGDASVVAQSKERKDEFVIKALLHEAFVRISLLRQQEEEGILRPVDIVASDIDMLVEVKSEGRDQTFVTVSATDLSVINHTSSRENVTLFSLASPRDPLLISKPVLKLRFTSLLIPGTIFKESKIRLSLWGFIYNFSHDTSWMTDLAIFASAPPGAFETVVPSERTSLFVKVTDGAIQSKAPHHPGTLIVHMGELEFATELIGNAATFNLKLLVPSLALLAIDDVAECIDSDLHPEIGVTFWTKRGHALLAEVANLKLSIESNKKISDMKVTIDQVGIRLHLCADTMAAVTAFIDDLVSAFTPVENHPPPKRRKRPTVIAEDQGERNTDMFSSVDDLAFKRVPQIGHAPDMIYDDLPTNPDYLDESFGAAAGLRELRDEDLDDFDQDYIGTVHPAEEGQKPGIISKYGGETIRLLRTEGLHVVDDYFDTLPPEDTNDFARLGETTVQVHIRNSDVNVLLYDGYDWAHTRRIVETEVKEMRKRLAKIRQLVANGQTQEAVVEETSTLLFNSVYIGLEQDVDELEPTALMAAIDEELKEDPDTGSQGSGSWQTLPTPPGKVNSPSTRPVARRLARSRGSNIEFQAAGLNATFDQYKPMEQLVSKVFATIENLEILDHIKTSTWKKFLTALRADSRGNIRETGSSMVRFELRTLKPVPEDPSEENRLRLKILPLRLHVDQDALDFLKKFFGFKDPRFVSAPSDPDEGTYFQLAEVFPVDLKLDYKPRRVDYRALREGRTIELMNFFHFDGAEMTLRHITLSGINGWARLGELLNDLWTPDVKATQLVDVISGVSPIRSVVNVGSGIADLVLLPISQYKKDGRIVRGVQKGTEAFVKSTAAEAIKLGARLATGTQVILEQAEGVLGTEFKHPITAETLQIFEPAVGINVLDKDDFTEEEINLVSKYAEQPMNLQEGIHSAYKSLQKNFNSAAQTILAVPMEVYERSGSEGPVRSVIRAVPIAVLRPMIGASEAVSKTLLGLHNQLDPNLRHDHDDKYKHR; encoded by the exons ATGAACACGATGTTCTCTTGGCTACCTTCATGGCTCCCTAGCCTACCCTCCGGCGATTACTTCTCCTTACCCTCAAGTATTCAAGGACGTTTCATTTCATTCGTCCTCAAACGAACCTTAGGTCACTTCCTCAAACCGGGTCAGCTCGATCCACAGCAGATAGATTCACAAGTGGGATCTGGGTACATTCAGATCAATGACCTTGAAGTGGACACTAGT GCCGTGAACGAACTTCTTCAGGGTCTTCCTCTTGCACTAGAATCAGGAACCATTGGTTCAGTTACTGCCCGGATTCCATGGCCAAATCCTCTCACAGCCGCCGTTGGATTCTCGCTGAATTCCCTTCACGTAACTCTGCATGTACAACAAGACCGTACTCGCACGGCCCAAGTCGATTTGTCTGATTCGATTGCATCATATGCACAATCTTTCATTCACGAAGAATTGGAAAGCACGGAAGAAGATGTCCTCGAGGAATCATTACGGATACAGCATCACTCAAACGAGGAAGACCATAACGTCCCCGGTGGTATCAACCCCTTTCTTGATACACCGGAAGAGCTTGACAAGGCGGACATCGATCCGGACGGGATTTCCCTTTTTGCAGTCCTTATTGAGCGCCTACTGGCCCGGTTCCAAGGTGACGCAAAAGATACGAGGATTACGGTATTTGATCCTGCAAGTGGGGGCAGCATGACGTTGTCTGTAGCAGAAATCCGTTATCATACTGATGTCTCGGAGGTTGACGAAGGTCGCGGACCTCGTACCGACGAGAGCGAAGGGGAAGTTAGAAAACTCATTATCTCCGGTCTTTCAGTGAACGTTCGTCAATCGATACAGAACTGTCCGGCCAAAGATTCGTCTCCCGGCGCCACAGGCAGTCCTTCTCCTGCATCATCAGAGAGCTCCATGGATGCTGACGCCCAATGGACCATGTCGCAATCTATTGCTTTCTTGCCTCCACGCTCTGGTTCCCCAGACAGTGCCGTATCTGCTAGTATGTATCAGAGCGCGTTCTCAACCGATATGCCGCCCGATTCGAATGTCATTCCAAGGAATACACCCTCTCGTAGCCACCGTAATTCTTCAAACAACTCCTCACCTGACGTTCCAAGCGAACTCTCTGATACTTTGATGTCCTTTGGACCAGAATCAATCGTCGTTCAGTTGACGACCCCACCCTTACGAACAATCAACACAAGTCATCAGTTCAACGTCAAACTTTCGGTGAAAGTAGGCACAATCAGAATAATGCTCCGGGCATGGCATATGCGGTGTCTTTTACAATTGGCCAGCGCCATTACAGCCTATCCAAGTGTTCCGCCACCTACGGGAACGAATGAGTTAAGCTCATCTTCGGGCTCTGGAATCCAGTTGAGTCTTGACATTGGTGGCATCGTCCTGCTTTTACTTCCTCATCCACCGTCCAAAGTGGGCAGTCCCAATTCGACGCTGGACCGCTTCTTCTCGCACCCTTTGGCCCTTCCTCCTTTCTTAGAAGATTGCTTTCGCTTGCACGTCGAAAGAATTTCGTTAGAGACTTCGATCAATAATGCGGCAACCACCAGGAATATCGCAACGTTATCCTCCACCCTCACAGTCGGAGACATTGCACTCTTTTCCTTCCATCCCGATTATAGTGGGCAGGATGGGGAAGCCAGTGTCATTGCAATCCCGGTGTTGATAACTGATCCGTTACTGCCCACCCAATATCTGTCGCAACACGTTCATCCTGGTTCCGTAGTGGAGTCAGAAGAAATCAAAATGCCGTTATTTGGTGTGGTAGATTGGACTAGTAACCAAGCCTGGCACTATGGAACAAAAATTTCTAGTTGGCGAACAAAACAGAAGCAAATGAAAAGTTTGCATGGTTCCCGTTGGCGAAGCTCTGCACCTGACTCTGGTCAAACCGATTTGGCAGTGCATATTCGTCTTGAAAGGAGATCGCCAGCAACAAataagtcttcatcgtcaatcGACGTAGACGCGAACATAGTGTCtccactccatctttttCTAGATCTTCGTTGGATAGCACTGGAAAGCGGAATCCTCGCATTCATCAATGAGATCTCGTACGCACTACGGACCGATGTGCCCCCGGGCACACCCCAGCAAGATCCAGTTTCGCAGCGCAAGGCCGTTCAAAGCCAAGCACTGAAAGATCTCGACCTACACTTGAATTACCTTGAGGAGGGAGAAGTAGCTTCAGGCTTCACTGGTCATGCTGCTGCGAAAGAGTCCCTTTTACAAAAG CACTCGGGCTCAAGAAAGAAACCTCTTAGTTCCTCCCGCATCGTCATCGGTACACCTATGATTCGTGTACAAACTCGATGCCCTCCTGGAGTGGGCCACAATCCTCGGTCAGGTGCTGTAATTCTTGATGTGCGAGATGTGAAAGTTGTTGTTGGAGAGGGGTGGACTCCTAAGGTTACATCATTCAGTCAACCTTCAGGTGTCCAAACGTTGGAAGGCAAGATCTTACTATTGGTTGAATTGGGGATGGTTGTGTTATCCTTCGCTTCACCTGCATCCGATAAAGCAACCGCTCTTCTATCTCTAGGTTCACTTGTACGGACTGGAGGGCTTGACGAGTCTCACAATCTCCCCGACGTACGGCCTAGGATAGCTATAACACAGTCCGAGCCTCGAAGGCTACATACTTCCGTGACTACCGCGTTGAATCTGGACTTTCCTTCTGTTGTTATCAACCTTTCCAAGCCTGCTTTCGATGGTTTACAGTACTGGGCTGATGATGTCTCCCAGACCTTACAACTCGCACTTGAAAAGGACGTTACGGGAGAGAATGGAAGTCGAGATACAAGCATAATTGGGAGTCGATATTTTGCTCAGTCCACAAGAGGCGGAGATGCTAGTGTTGTTGCGCAATCAAAGGAGAGGAAAGACGAGTTCGTCATCAAGGCCCTCCTACATGAAG CTTTTGTACGAATTTCCCTCCTACGCCagcaggaagaagaaggaattcTTCGTCCGGTCGACATCGTAGCATCTGACATTGATATGCTGGTCGAAGTCAAATCAGAGGGCCGG GACCAAACATTCGTTACAGTGTCGGCTACGGACCTCTCGGTAATCAATCATACTTCTTCTCGTGAAAACGTGACCCTATTTTCATTAGCCTCTCCACGGGATCCG TTATTGATCTCTAAACCAGTTTTGAAACTGCGCTTTACGTCCCTTTTGATTCCTGGAACTATCTTCAAGGAATCGAAGATACGCCTATCGTTATGGGGTTTCATTTACAATTTCTCTCATGATACATCTTGGATGACCGATTTGGCAATCTTTGCGAGTGCACCCCCAGGA GCATTTGAGACTGTGGTTCCCAGTGAACGTACAAGTCTCTTTGTGAAGGTCACGGATGGCGCTATCCAATCAAAGGCCCCTCATCACCCTGGTACACTCATCGTGCATATGGGGGAACTGGAATTTGCAACCGAGTTGATTGGAAATGCCGCAACGTTTAATCTCAAGTTATTGGTCCCTTCATTGGCTTTACTGGCAATAGATGACGTTGCGGAGTGCATTGATTCCGACTTGCACCCTGAAATTGGCGTAACATTCTGGACG AAACGCGGGCACGCGCTGTTGGCCGAAGTCGCTAATTTGAAACTTTCAATCGAGAGCAATAAAAAGATTTCAGATATGAAG GTCACGATAGATCAAGTAGGCATTCGTCTACATCTTTGTGCAGATACAATGGCTGCCGTCACAGCATTTATCGATGATTTGGTATCTGCCTTCACACCTGTGGAAAATCATCC CCCACCCAAGCGCAGGAAACGTCCCACTGTTATAGCAGAAGACCAAGGCGAGCGCAATACCGATATGTTTT CCTCGGTGGACGACCTGGCCTTTAAGCGCGTGCCCCAGATAGGACATGCTCCGGATATGATATATGACGATCTTCCAACCAACCCAGATTACCTAGACGAGTCGTTTGGAGCAGCAGCAGGTCTCAGAGAGTTACGAGATGAGGATCTGGATGATTTCGACCAGGATTACATTGGTACAGTCCATCCAGCTGAGGAAGGACAGAAACCTGGGATCATATCGAAATACGGCGGTGAAACTATTCGATTGTTACGAACAGAGGGTTTGCACGTAGTGGATGATTACTTCGACACTTTACCTCCAGAAGACACAAATGACTTCGCGAG ACTTGGAGAAACCACTGTTCAAGTTCACATACGTAATAGCGACGTCAATGTCCTCCTCTACGATGGATATGACTGGGCGCACACACGAAGAATAGTCGAAACCGAGGTCAaggagatgaggaagaggctGGCCAAAATCAGACAGCTGGTAGCCAATGGTCAGACACAGGAAGCGGTTGTCGAAGAAACGAGTACTCTCCTCTTTAATTCGGTCTATATAGGTCTCGAGCaagatgtcgatgaattGGAACCGACGGCTCTTATGGCAGCTATTGATGAGGAACTGAAGGAAGACCCGGACACAGGAAGTCAGGGATCGGGATCATGGCAAACGTTGCCTACTCCTCCGGGCAAAGTCAATAGTCCTTCTACACGACCAGTTGCCCGCCGTTTGGCTCGCTCAAGAGGCTCGAATATCGAGTTCCAAGCAGCTGGCCTCAATGCTACTTTTGATCAGTACAAGCCGATGGAACAGCTGGTTTCCAAAGTATTTGCGACTATTGAAAACCTCGAGATACTGGACCACATTAAGACATCAACGTGGAAGAAATTTTTGACCGCGTTGAGAGCAGATTCCAGGGGTAATATTCGTGAGACGGGGTCAAGTATGGTCAGGTTCGAATTACGAACGCTGAAACCAGTTCCTGAAGATCCATCAGAGGAAAATAGGCTCAGG CTTAAGATCCTTCCTCTTCGATTACACGTGGACCAGGACGCCTTGGACTTTCTTAAGAAATTCTTTGGCTTCAAAGATCCACGTTTCGTTTCAGCGCCATCAGATCCGGATGAAGGGACCTATTTCC AACTTGCGGAGGTGTTTCCTGTAGACCTCAAACTCGACTATAAACCACGGAGGGTTGACTATCGAGCTTTGCGCGAGGGCAGAACAATTGAGCTGATGAATTTCTTCCACTTTGACGGCGCAGAGATGACTCTACGGCACATAACATTATCCGGA ATCAATGGTTGGGCCCGGCTCGGCGAACTTTTGAATGACCTGTGGACACCAGATGTAAAGGCCACGCAATTGGTCGATGTAATATCCGGTGTTTCGCCTATCAGATCTGTCGTTAACGTTGGGTCCGGCATCGCCGATCTTGTACTTCTCCCAATATCTCAGTACAAGAAAGACGGTAGGATAGTACGGGGCGTTCAGAAGGGGACCGAGGCATTCGTCAAGTCCACTGCAGCCGAGGCCATCAAACTTGGAGCTCGGCTCGCGACCGGAACGCAGGTTATCCTCGAGCAGGCGGAGGGTGTTCTCGGTACTGAGTTCAAACACCCGATCACCGCTGAAACACTACAGATATTCGAGCCTGCTGTCGGTATCAACGTGTTAGATAAGGATGACTTCACGGAGGAAGAGATAAACCTCGTCAGTAAATATGCGGAACAACCCATGAACTTACAAGAGGGCATTCATTCCGCATACAAGAGCCTTCAGAAGAACTTCAACTCCGCAGCACAAACGATACTTGCTGTTCCAATGGAAGTATATGAGAGGTCGGGCAGTGAG GGGCCTGTTCGGTCTGTTATTCGTGCCGTCCCTATCGCTGTCTTGAGACCCATGATTGGGGCTAGTGAGGCTGTGAGCAAGACTTTACTCGGTTTGCACAACCAACTCGATCCCAACCTCCGACACGATCACGATGACAAGTACAAACATCGATGA
- a CDS encoding uncharacterized protein (BUSCO:EOG092602MO) — protein sequence MLLRKSPFYKRKKPLSSSRIVIGTPMIRVQTRCPPGVGHNPRSGAVILDVRDVKVVVGEGWTPKVTSFSQPSGVQTLEGKILLLVELGMVVLSFASPASDKATALLSLGSLVRTGGLDESHNLPDVRPRIAITQSEPRRLHTSVTTALNLDFPSVVINLSKPAFDGLQYWADDVSQTLQLALEKDVTGENGSRDTSIIGSRYFAQSTRGGDASVVAQSKERKDEFVIKALLHEAFVRISLLRQQEEEGILRPVDIVASDIDMLVEVKSEGRDQTFVTVSATDLSVINHTSSRENVTLFSLASPRDPLLISKPVLKLRFTSLLIPGTIFKESKIRLSLWGFIYNFSHDTSWMTDLAIFASAPPGAFETVVPSERTSLFVKVTDGAIQSKAPHHPGTLIVHMGELEFATELIGNAATFNLKLLVPSLALLAIDDVAECIDSDLHPEIGVTFWTKRGHALLAEVANLKLSIESNKKISDMKVTIDQVGIRLHLCADTMAAVTAFIDDLVSAFTPVENHPPPKRRKRPTVIAEDQGERNTDMFSSVDDLAFKRVPQIGHAPDMIYDDLPTNPDYLDESFGAAAGLRELRDEDLDDFDQDYIGTVHPAEEGQKPGIISKYGGETIRLLRTEGLHVVDDYFDTLPPEDTNDFARLGETTVQVHIRNSDVNVLLYDGYDWAHTRRIVETEVKEMRKRLAKIRQLVANGQTQEAVVEETSTLLFNSVYIGLEQDVDELEPTALMAAIDEELKEDPDTGSQGSGSWQTLPTPPGKVNSPSTRPVARRLARSRGSNIEFQAAGLNATFDQYKPMEQLVSKVFATIENLEILDHIKTSTWKKFLTALRADSRGNIRETGSSMVRFELRTLKPVPEDPSEENRLRLKILPLRLHVDQDALDFLKKFFGFKDPRFVSAPSDPDEGTYFQLAEVFPVDLKLDYKPRRVDYRALREGRTIELMNFFHFDGAEMTLRHITLSGINGWARLGELLNDLWTPDVKATQLVDVISGVSPIRSVVNVGSGIADLVLLPISQYKKDGRIVRGVQKGTEAFVKSTAAEAIKLGARLATGTQVILEQAEGVLGTEFKHPITAETLQIFEPAVGINVLDKDDFTEEEINLVSKYAEQPMNLQEGIHSAYKSLQKNFNSAAQTILAVPMEVYERSGSEGPVRSVIRAVPIAVLRPMIGASEAVSKTLLGLHNQLDPNLRHDHDDKYKHR from the exons ATGCTGCTGCGAAAGAGTCCCTTTTACAAAAG AAAGAAACCTCTTAGTTCCTCCCGCATCGTCATCGGTACACCTATGATTCGTGTACAAACTCGATGCCCTCCTGGAGTGGGCCACAATCCTCGGTCAGGTGCTGTAATTCTTGATGTGCGAGATGTGAAAGTTGTTGTTGGAGAGGGGTGGACTCCTAAGGTTACATCATTCAGTCAACCTTCAGGTGTCCAAACGTTGGAAGGCAAGATCTTACTATTGGTTGAATTGGGGATGGTTGTGTTATCCTTCGCTTCACCTGCATCCGATAAAGCAACCGCTCTTCTATCTCTAGGTTCACTTGTACGGACTGGAGGGCTTGACGAGTCTCACAATCTCCCCGACGTACGGCCTAGGATAGCTATAACACAGTCCGAGCCTCGAAGGCTACATACTTCCGTGACTACCGCGTTGAATCTGGACTTTCCTTCTGTTGTTATCAACCTTTCCAAGCCTGCTTTCGATGGTTTACAGTACTGGGCTGATGATGTCTCCCAGACCTTACAACTCGCACTTGAAAAGGACGTTACGGGAGAGAATGGAAGTCGAGATACAAGCATAATTGGGAGTCGATATTTTGCTCAGTCCACAAGAGGCGGAGATGCTAGTGTTGTTGCGCAATCAAAGGAGAGGAAAGACGAGTTCGTCATCAAGGCCCTCCTACATGAAG CTTTTGTACGAATTTCCCTCCTACGCCagcaggaagaagaaggaattcTTCGTCCGGTCGACATCGTAGCATCTGACATTGATATGCTGGTCGAAGTCAAATCAGAGGGCCGG GACCAAACATTCGTTACAGTGTCGGCTACGGACCTCTCGGTAATCAATCATACTTCTTCTCGTGAAAACGTGACCCTATTTTCATTAGCCTCTCCACGGGATCCG TTATTGATCTCTAAACCAGTTTTGAAACTGCGCTTTACGTCCCTTTTGATTCCTGGAACTATCTTCAAGGAATCGAAGATACGCCTATCGTTATGGGGTTTCATTTACAATTTCTCTCATGATACATCTTGGATGACCGATTTGGCAATCTTTGCGAGTGCACCCCCAGGA GCATTTGAGACTGTGGTTCCCAGTGAACGTACAAGTCTCTTTGTGAAGGTCACGGATGGCGCTATCCAATCAAAGGCCCCTCATCACCCTGGTACACTCATCGTGCATATGGGGGAACTGGAATTTGCAACCGAGTTGATTGGAAATGCCGCAACGTTTAATCTCAAGTTATTGGTCCCTTCATTGGCTTTACTGGCAATAGATGACGTTGCGGAGTGCATTGATTCCGACTTGCACCCTGAAATTGGCGTAACATTCTGGACG AAACGCGGGCACGCGCTGTTGGCCGAAGTCGCTAATTTGAAACTTTCAATCGAGAGCAATAAAAAGATTTCAGATATGAAG GTCACGATAGATCAAGTAGGCATTCGTCTACATCTTTGTGCAGATACAATGGCTGCCGTCACAGCATTTATCGATGATTTGGTATCTGCCTTCACACCTGTGGAAAATCATCC CCCACCCAAGCGCAGGAAACGTCCCACTGTTATAGCAGAAGACCAAGGCGAGCGCAATACCGATATGTTTT CCTCGGTGGACGACCTGGCCTTTAAGCGCGTGCCCCAGATAGGACATGCTCCGGATATGATATATGACGATCTTCCAACCAACCCAGATTACCTAGACGAGTCGTTTGGAGCAGCAGCAGGTCTCAGAGAGTTACGAGATGAGGATCTGGATGATTTCGACCAGGATTACATTGGTACAGTCCATCCAGCTGAGGAAGGACAGAAACCTGGGATCATATCGAAATACGGCGGTGAAACTATTCGATTGTTACGAACAGAGGGTTTGCACGTAGTGGATGATTACTTCGACACTTTACCTCCAGAAGACACAAATGACTTCGCGAG ACTTGGAGAAACCACTGTTCAAGTTCACATACGTAATAGCGACGTCAATGTCCTCCTCTACGATGGATATGACTGGGCGCACACACGAAGAATAGTCGAAACCGAGGTCAaggagatgaggaagaggctGGCCAAAATCAGACAGCTGGTAGCCAATGGTCAGACACAGGAAGCGGTTGTCGAAGAAACGAGTACTCTCCTCTTTAATTCGGTCTATATAGGTCTCGAGCaagatgtcgatgaattGGAACCGACGGCTCTTATGGCAGCTATTGATGAGGAACTGAAGGAAGACCCGGACACAGGAAGTCAGGGATCGGGATCATGGCAAACGTTGCCTACTCCTCCGGGCAAAGTCAATAGTCCTTCTACACGACCAGTTGCCCGCCGTTTGGCTCGCTCAAGAGGCTCGAATATCGAGTTCCAAGCAGCTGGCCTCAATGCTACTTTTGATCAGTACAAGCCGATGGAACAGCTGGTTTCCAAAGTATTTGCGACTATTGAAAACCTCGAGATACTGGACCACATTAAGACATCAACGTGGAAGAAATTTTTGACCGCGTTGAGAGCAGATTCCAGGGGTAATATTCGTGAGACGGGGTCAAGTATGGTCAGGTTCGAATTACGAACGCTGAAACCAGTTCCTGAAGATCCATCAGAGGAAAATAGGCTCAGG CTTAAGATCCTTCCTCTTCGATTACACGTGGACCAGGACGCCTTGGACTTTCTTAAGAAATTCTTTGGCTTCAAAGATCCACGTTTCGTTTCAGCGCCATCAGATCCGGATGAAGGGACCTATTTCC AACTTGCGGAGGTGTTTCCTGTAGACCTCAAACTCGACTATAAACCACGGAGGGTTGACTATCGAGCTTTGCGCGAGGGCAGAACAATTGAGCTGATGAATTTCTTCCACTTTGACGGCGCAGAGATGACTCTACGGCACATAACATTATCCGGA ATCAATGGTTGGGCCCGGCTCGGCGAACTTTTGAATGACCTGTGGACACCAGATGTAAAGGCCACGCAATTGGTCGATGTAATATCCGGTGTTTCGCCTATCAGATCTGTCGTTAACGTTGGGTCCGGCATCGCCGATCTTGTACTTCTCCCAATATCTCAGTACAAGAAAGACGGTAGGATAGTACGGGGCGTTCAGAAGGGGACCGAGGCATTCGTCAAGTCCACTGCAGCCGAGGCCATCAAACTTGGAGCTCGGCTCGCGACCGGAACGCAGGTTATCCTCGAGCAGGCGGAGGGTGTTCTCGGTACTGAGTTCAAACACCCGATCACCGCTGAAACACTACAGATATTCGAGCCTGCTGTCGGTATCAACGTGTTAGATAAGGATGACTTCACGGAGGAAGAGATAAACCTCGTCAGTAAATATGCGGAACAACCCATGAACTTACAAGAGGGCATTCATTCCGCATACAAGAGCCTTCAGAAGAACTTCAACTCCGCAGCACAAACGATACTTGCTGTTCCAATGGAAGTATATGAGAGGTCGGGCAGTGAG GGGCCTGTTCGGTCTGTTATTCGTGCCGTCCCTATCGCTGTCTTGAGACCCATGATTGGGGCTAGTGAGGCTGTGAGCAAGACTTTACTCGGTTTGCACAACCAACTCGATCCCAACCTCCGACACGATCACGATGACAAGTACAAACATCGATGA